A window from Pokkaliibacter sp. MBI-7 encodes these proteins:
- a CDS encoding XRE family transcriptional regulator: MSLTEQNSEDPTTQLAARIRIERKQRQWSLDELAQRSGVSKAMISKVERGETSPTATLLGKLSGAFGLTLSTLLARAEQQGGRLRRRQDQPQWRDPETGFIRRQLSPTSDLPLDLVQVELPAGASVSYPASAFAFFRQLIWVTQGQLEFTEGETLHQLSTGDCLELGSPSDCRFFNPGTTGCEYLVVLLRQ; this comes from the coding sequence GTGAGCCTGACTGAACAGAACAGCGAAGACCCTACCACACAGCTGGCAGCGCGCATTCGCATCGAACGTAAGCAGCGGCAATGGTCGCTGGATGAACTGGCGCAGCGCTCCGGCGTTTCCAAGGCGATGATCAGCAAGGTTGAGCGCGGAGAAACCAGCCCTACGGCGACACTGCTGGGCAAGCTGTCCGGTGCCTTTGGCCTGACCCTGTCCACACTGCTGGCCAGAGCCGAGCAACAGGGTGGCCGGCTGCGTCGACGTCAGGATCAACCGCAATGGCGTGACCCTGAAACTGGCTTTATCCGCCGTCAGTTATCCCCTACTTCTGATTTGCCGCTGGATCTGGTGCAGGTCGAGCTGCCCGCAGGTGCCAGCGTCAGCTATCCCGCCTCGGCATTCGCCTTTTTCCGTCAGCTGATCTGGGTGACGCAAGGGCAACTGGAGTTTACCGAAGGAGAGACGCTGCATCAGTTATCCACAGGTGACTGCCTGGAGCTGGGCTCACCCAGTGACTGCCGTTTCTTCAACCCGGGAACAACCGGCTGTGAATATCTGGTGGTACTGTTACGCCAGTAA
- a CDS encoding pyridoxal phosphate-dependent aminotransferase, with amino-acid sequence MPQPSARPAVQSLSASLIREVANTAMGREGVLPFWFGESDQPTPGVIREAAMASLQQGETFYSQNLGRPWLREGIASYLSQLHHRPFTAEQTGVTGSGVSALMLAMQLVLSPGDRVVAVTPLWPNLVEIPRVLSAHVERVPLQITDQGWQLDLQRLLDALTPDTRLLLINSPNNPTGWTIADDEQRIVLEHCRKHGIWILADDVYERLVYRSGLNSAPSFLARKEDDDLVIGVNSFSKAWCMTGWRAGWLTIPAALADDLAKLVEYNTSCVPEFVQRGAMAAIQQGEPHVGQLRQQLGVQRQLMVEGLSAIDGVTLPYADGAMYAFFRIAGFSDSLALARALISEVGLGLAPGRAFGEEGEGWLRWCYATSPVRLQEGLQRLDEFVRRQR; translated from the coding sequence ATGCCACAACCCAGTGCCCGCCCAGCCGTGCAGTCCCTGTCGGCGTCCTTAATCCGTGAAGTGGCCAATACCGCCATGGGCCGTGAGGGCGTGCTGCCCTTCTGGTTTGGTGAGAGTGACCAGCCAACGCCGGGGGTTATCCGTGAAGCAGCCATGGCCTCTCTGCAGCAGGGTGAAACCTTCTATTCGCAGAATCTGGGCCGCCCGTGGCTGCGTGAAGGTATTGCCAGCTACCTCAGCCAGTTGCATCACCGCCCCTTCACTGCCGAACAGACAGGTGTGACGGGCTCCGGTGTTTCCGCCCTGATGCTGGCCATGCAGCTGGTACTGAGCCCGGGTGACAGGGTTGTCGCCGTGACGCCGCTCTGGCCCAATCTGGTGGAAATTCCTCGGGTGCTAAGTGCCCATGTCGAACGTGTCCCCCTGCAGATCACCGACCAGGGCTGGCAGCTGGACCTGCAACGTCTGCTGGATGCACTGACTCCCGATACCCGTCTGTTACTGATCAACTCACCCAATAATCCCACGGGGTGGACCATTGCCGACGACGAGCAACGTATTGTGCTGGAGCATTGCCGCAAACACGGCATCTGGATTCTGGCTGATGACGTCTATGAACGACTGGTGTATCGCAGCGGCCTGAACAGTGCTCCTTCGTTTCTGGCGAGGAAGGAAGACGATGATCTGGTCATCGGCGTCAACAGTTTCTCCAAAGCCTGGTGCATGACCGGATGGCGTGCTGGCTGGCTGACGATTCCAGCCGCGCTGGCCGATGATCTGGCCAAACTGGTGGAATACAACACTTCGTGCGTGCCGGAGTTTGTGCAGCGTGGGGCAATGGCCGCCATTCAGCAGGGGGAACCCCATGTCGGGCAGCTGCGCCAGCAACTGGGTGTGCAACGGCAGCTGATGGTCGAGGGGCTAAGCGCCATCGACGGCGTGACCCTGCCTTACGCAGATGGTGCCATGTATGCCTTCTTCCGCATCGCTGGCTTCAGTGATTCGCTGGCACTGGCACGAGCACTGATCAGCGAGGTCGGCCTTGGACTAGCCCCGGGTCGCGCCTTTGGTGAGGAAGGTGAGGGCTGGCTACGCTGGTGTTACGCAACGTCGCCAGTGCGTCTGCAGGAGGGTTTACAACGTCTGGATGAGTTTGTTCGTCGTCAGCGCTGA
- the atpC gene encoding ATP synthase F1 subunit epsilon codes for MDKHLLLDLVTPEGSLFSGQARHVILTTLWGDVGIYPGHAPLLAELGPGPLRVYDMQGEEQIYFVPAGFLEVQPGRTIVLADTALRAQDLDKVAAEKAKRDAEAEFAAHHDRESADHVARAAAMLRTLHELSLSRKGNIKR; via the coding sequence ATGGATAAACATTTATTGCTGGATTTGGTAACGCCTGAAGGTTCGCTGTTCAGTGGCCAGGCGCGTCATGTGATTCTGACGACCCTGTGGGGGGACGTAGGTATTTACCCCGGCCATGCCCCGCTGCTGGCTGAACTTGGCCCGGGCCCGCTGCGTGTGTATGACATGCAAGGCGAGGAGCAGATCTATTTTGTACCCGCCGGATTTCTGGAGGTTCAGCCCGGGCGCACTATAGTCCTGGCCGATACGGCACTGCGTGCTCAGGATCTGGATAAAGTTGCGGCAGAAAAGGCCAAGCGCGATGCCGAAGCAGAGTTTGCTGCCCATCATGACCGCGAGAGCGCTGATCATGTGGCACGTGCAGCAGCGATGCTACGCACACTGCATGAGCTGAGCCTGAGCCGTAAAGGCAATATCAAGCGCTGA
- a CDS encoding F0F1 ATP synthase subunit epsilon has product MAMTVHCNIVSSEEAIFSGLVELVVASGSLGDLGIAPGHAPLLTQLKPGPVRVIKQDGDEEIIYVSGGFLEVQPNMVTVLADTAIRANDLDESIALEAKKEAEQAMSNHNAELDYSRAAVQLAEAAAQLRVLEQLRKKTGR; this is encoded by the coding sequence ATGGCTATGACAGTTCACTGCAATATTGTCAGCTCAGAAGAGGCAATCTTTTCCGGGTTGGTGGAACTGGTCGTTGCCAGCGGGAGTCTAGGTGATCTGGGTATTGCCCCAGGTCACGCTCCGCTCCTGACCCAGCTGAAGCCGGGTCCGGTGCGTGTCATCAAGCAGGATGGCGACGAGGAAATCATCTATGTATCTGGTGGTTTTCTGGAAGTGCAGCCCAACATGGTAACCGTGTTGGCTGACACCGCTATCCGTGCTAATGACCTTGATGAGTCCATTGCTCTGGAAGCCAAGAAAGAGGCTGAACAGGCAATGTCGAATCATAACGCGGAGTTGGACTATTCCCGTGCCGCCGTTCAGTTGGCGGAAGCGGCTGCGCAGTTGCGCGTACTGGAACAGTTGCGCAAGAAAACCGGCCGTTAA
- the atpD gene encoding F0F1 ATP synthase subunit beta, whose amino-acid sequence MSSGRVVQVIGAVVDVEFPRNAVPKVYDALTIEGKELVLEVQQQLGDGVVRTIAMGSSEGMSRGLEVKNTGEPVSVPVGKATLGRIMDVLGNPIDEQGPIGEEVRMPIHRKAPSYADQAASSELLETGIKVIDLVCPFAKGGKVGLFGGAGVGKTVNMMELIRNIAIEHSGYSVFAGVGERTREGNDFYHEMMESNVLDKVSLVYGQMNEPPGNRLRVALTGLTMAEQFRDEGRDVLFFVDNIYRYTLAGTEVSALLGRMPSAVGYQPTLAEEMGVLQERITSTKTGSITSVQAVYVPADDLTDPSPATTFSHLDATVVLSRDIAALGIYPAVDPLDSTSRQLDPLVVGQEHYEVARGVQSTLQRYKELKDIIAILGMDELSEDDKLVVTRARKIQRFLSQPFFVAEVFTGSPGKYVSLKDTISGFKGILSGDYDNMPEQAFYMVGSIDEAVEKAKKL is encoded by the coding sequence ATGAGTAGCGGACGTGTAGTGCAAGTCATCGGGGCGGTGGTGGACGTCGAGTTTCCGCGCAACGCCGTACCCAAAGTGTACGACGCCCTGACCATTGAAGGAAAAGAGCTGGTGCTGGAAGTTCAGCAACAGCTGGGTGACGGTGTTGTACGCACCATCGCCATGGGTTCAAGCGAAGGCATGAGCCGTGGTTTGGAAGTAAAAAATACAGGCGAACCCGTGTCTGTACCTGTGGGTAAAGCTACCCTGGGTCGCATCATGGACGTTCTGGGCAACCCGATCGACGAGCAAGGCCCGATTGGTGAAGAAGTGCGTATGCCTATTCACCGTAAAGCGCCCAGCTACGCTGATCAGGCAGCCTCCAGCGAACTGCTGGAAACCGGTATCAAGGTAATCGATCTGGTTTGCCCCTTCGCAAAAGGCGGTAAAGTAGGTCTGTTCGGTGGTGCGGGTGTAGGTAAGACCGTCAACATGATGGAGCTGATCCGTAACATCGCGATCGAGCACAGTGGTTACTCTGTGTTTGCTGGTGTGGGTGAGCGTACTCGTGAAGGTAACGACTTCTACCACGAGATGATGGAGTCCAACGTACTGGACAAAGTATCTCTGGTATACGGTCAGATGAACGAGCCGCCCGGCAACCGTCTGCGTGTTGCTCTGACCGGTCTGACCATGGCCGAGCAGTTCCGTGACGAAGGCCGTGATGTTCTGTTCTTTGTTGACAACATCTACCGTTACACCCTGGCCGGTACTGAAGTATCTGCACTGTTGGGTCGTATGCCTTCTGCCGTAGGTTATCAGCCTACTCTGGCTGAAGAGATGGGCGTTCTGCAGGAGCGTATTACCTCCACCAAGACTGGCTCGATCACTTCCGTTCAAGCGGTATACGTACCTGCGGATGACTTGACCGATCCGTCACCTGCGACCACCTTCTCTCACTTGGACGCTACTGTCGTACTGTCTCGTGATATCGCTGCACTGGGTATCTATCCTGCGGTTGATCCGCTGGACTCTACCTCTCGTCAGCTGGATCCGCTGGTGGTTGGTCAGGAGCACTACGAAGTGGCTCGTGGCGTGCAGTCTACTCTGCAGCGCTACAAGGAACTGAAGGATATCATCGCGATTCTGGGTATGGACGAGCTGTCAGAAGACGACAAGCTGGTCGTAACCCGTGCGCGTAAGATCCAGCGCTTCCTGTCTCAGCCTTTCTTCGTGGCAGAAGTATTCACCGGTTCGCCCGGTAAGTACGTTTCCCTGAAAGACACCATCAGTGGCTTCAAGGGTATTCTGTCCGGTGACTACGACAACATGCCAGAACAAGCGTTCTACATGGTTGGCAGCATCGACGAAGCAGTTGAGAAAGCGAAGAAGCTGTAA
- the atpG gene encoding F0F1 ATP synthase subunit gamma, with protein sequence MAAGKEIKSQIASIKSTQKITSAMEMVAVSKMRKAQDRMAASRPYAERIADVIRHVANSNPEYKHLYLQERDVKRVGFIVISTDRGLCGGLNINAFKAMIKVMKQYADKGVEIDICAVGTKAGSFFRNYGGKVVAYANHLGDKPEVKDLIGIVKVMLDAYDEGHLDRLYLVSNKFVNTMTQQPAVVQMLPLQAEDNDGLKHHWDYLYEPDAKALLDGLLIRYVESLVYQGVVENVACEQAARMIAMKNASDNAGNIIKELQLVYNKARQASITQEIAEIVGGAAAV encoded by the coding sequence ATGGCAGCAGGAAAAGAGATCAAATCGCAGATTGCGAGTATCAAGAGTACGCAGAAGATCACCAGCGCCATGGAAATGGTGGCAGTATCTAAAATGCGGAAAGCCCAGGACCGTATGGCAGCCAGCCGCCCCTACGCGGAGCGTATTGCTGATGTCATTCGTCACGTGGCGAACTCCAATCCCGAATACAAGCATCTGTACCTGCAAGAACGCGACGTCAAGCGCGTAGGCTTCATTGTTATCTCTACTGATCGTGGTTTGTGCGGTGGTCTGAACATCAACGCCTTCAAAGCCATGATCAAGGTAATGAAGCAGTACGCCGACAAGGGCGTCGAGATTGACATTTGTGCCGTAGGCACCAAGGCAGGTTCTTTCTTCCGCAACTACGGTGGCAAGGTTGTCGCATACGCCAACCACCTGGGTGACAAACCGGAAGTTAAAGATCTGATTGGTATCGTCAAGGTGATGTTGGATGCCTATGACGAAGGTCACCTGGACCGTCTGTATCTGGTGTCGAACAAGTTCGTCAACACCATGACCCAGCAGCCTGCTGTTGTACAAATGCTGCCCTTGCAGGCAGAAGACAATGATGGTCTGAAGCACCACTGGGACTATCTTTACGAGCCCGATGCCAAAGCACTCCTGGACGGTTTGTTGATTCGTTATGTGGAGTCACTGGTGTATCAGGGTGTGGTGGAAAACGTTGCCTGTGAGCAGGCTGCACGTATGATCGCGATGAAGAATGCCTCCGATAACGCAGGCAACATCATCAAGGAACTGCAGCTGGTCTACAACAAGGCTCGTCAGGCTTCCATCACCCAGGAAATTGCCGAGATCGTCGGTGGTGCGGCAGCGGTGTAA
- the atpA gene encoding F0F1 ATP synthase subunit alpha — translation MQQLNPSEISEIIKKRIEGLNLKSEARNEGTVVSVSDGIVQIHGLADVMYGEMIEFTGGVYGMALNLERDSVGAVVLGDYQGLSEGMTVKCTGRVLEVPVGPELLGRVVDALGNPIDGKGPLNTTRSEPIEKVAPGVIWRKSVDQPVQTGYKAVDSMVPIGRGQRELIIGDRQTGKTAMAIDTIIAQKNSGIKCIYVAIGQKQSTIANVVRKLEEHGAMDHTIVVAAGAADPASMQYLSAYAGCTMGEYFRDNGEDALIIYDDLTKQAWAYRQISLLLKRPPGREAYPGDVFYLHSRLLERAARVSADYVERYTEGRVTGQTGSLTALPIIETQAGDVSAFVPTNVISITDGQIFLETNLFNAGIRPAMNAGISVSRVGGAAQTKIIKKLGGGIRLALAQYRELAAFAQFASDLDEATRKQLEHGQRVTELMKQNQFKPMSVAEMGVVLYAATEGFLNDIPVAKIGSFEAGLVAYFNSECADLIAKIGGDGNYNDGIAAEIKAGIEKFKATGSW, via the coding sequence ATGCAGCAACTGAATCCATCTGAGATCAGCGAGATCATCAAGAAGCGGATCGAAGGTCTGAATCTCAAATCTGAGGCCCGTAATGAGGGCACAGTCGTCAGCGTTTCCGATGGTATCGTACAGATCCACGGTTTGGCTGATGTTATGTACGGTGAAATGATCGAGTTCACCGGCGGCGTATACGGCATGGCACTGAACCTGGAGCGTGACTCTGTAGGTGCTGTGGTTCTGGGTGATTACCAGGGCCTGTCCGAAGGTATGACCGTCAAGTGTACCGGTCGTGTACTTGAAGTTCCTGTTGGTCCAGAACTGCTGGGCCGCGTTGTTGATGCCCTGGGTAACCCTATCGATGGCAAAGGTCCGCTGAATACTACTCGCAGCGAGCCTATCGAGAAGGTTGCTCCTGGTGTTATCTGGCGTAAATCCGTTGACCAGCCTGTACAGACTGGTTACAAGGCGGTTGACTCCATGGTGCCTATCGGCCGTGGTCAGCGTGAGCTGATCATCGGCGACCGTCAGACCGGTAAAACCGCAATGGCGATTGACACCATCATCGCGCAGAAAAACTCCGGCATTAAATGTATCTATGTTGCGATTGGTCAGAAACAGTCCACTATCGCCAACGTAGTACGTAAGCTGGAAGAGCACGGTGCGATGGATCACACCATCGTGGTTGCCGCGGGCGCTGCTGATCCTGCTTCCATGCAGTATCTGTCTGCCTACGCTGGTTGCACCATGGGTGAATACTTCCGTGATAACGGCGAAGACGCACTGATTATTTATGATGACCTGACCAAGCAGGCCTGGGCCTACCGTCAGATCTCTCTGCTGCTGAAGCGCCCACCTGGCCGTGAAGCCTATCCTGGTGACGTATTCTATTTACACTCACGTCTGCTCGAGCGTGCTGCTCGTGTCAGCGCTGACTACGTAGAGCGTTACACTGAAGGCCGCGTGACTGGCCAGACCGGTTCTCTGACCGCGCTGCCCATCATCGAAACTCAGGCTGGCGACGTTTCTGCTTTCGTTCCGACCAACGTAATTTCCATTACCGATGGTCAGATCTTCCTGGAAACCAACCTGTTCAACGCCGGTATCCGTCCTGCGATGAACGCTGGTATCTCCGTATCCCGTGTTGGTGGTGCGGCCCAGACCAAGATCATCAAGAAGCTGGGCGGCGGTATCCGTCTGGCACTGGCTCAGTATCGTGAACTGGCAGCCTTTGCTCAGTTTGCTTCTGATCTGGACGAAGCGACCCGCAAACAGCTGGAGCACGGTCAGCGTGTGACTGAACTGATGAAACAGAATCAGTTCAAGCCTATGTCTGTTGCTGAAATGGGTGTTGTTCTGTATGCCGCTACCGAAGGCTTCCTGAACGATATCCCTGTTGCCAAGATCGGCTCTTTCGAAGCAGGTCTGGTAGCGTACTTCAACTCTGAGTGCGCTGACCTGATCGCCAAGATTGGTGGCGATGGCAACTACAACGACGGCATCGCTGCTGAAATCAAAGCCGGTATCGAGAAATTCAAAGCGACTGGTTCCTGGTAA
- a CDS encoding F0F1 ATP synthase subunit delta: protein MAELTTFARPYAKAAFQFALDKGELGQWSELLALAAAVAEDSEFAKVLNNPALTAEQQAQAVIDVCAEKVTESGKAFFQTMAHNKRLVLIPEVSQLFEQFKAEQENATDVVVTSAFELSSAEQEQLAQALKAKLNRTITITTEVDKSLIGGLIIKAGDMVIDGSVRGKLAKLAEAIQS from the coding sequence ATGGCGGAATTGACCACATTCGCCCGGCCTTATGCCAAAGCTGCGTTTCAGTTTGCTCTGGACAAGGGTGAACTGGGTCAGTGGTCGGAATTGTTGGCCCTGGCGGCCGCTGTTGCAGAAGACAGCGAGTTTGCCAAGGTGCTCAACAATCCGGCACTGACTGCTGAACAGCAAGCTCAGGCTGTCATTGACGTCTGCGCAGAAAAAGTAACCGAGAGCGGTAAAGCCTTTTTTCAAACCATGGCGCACAACAAGCGCCTGGTATTGATTCCTGAAGTTTCACAGCTGTTTGAGCAGTTCAAGGCTGAGCAGGAAAACGCGACTGACGTCGTAGTGACCTCTGCCTTTGAGCTTTCCTCCGCTGAGCAGGAACAACTGGCACAAGCCCTCAAGGCTAAATTGAATCGGACCATCACCATAACCACCGAAGTCGATAAGAGTTTGATCGGCGGCCTGATCATCAAGGCAGGTGACATGGTTATTGACGGTTCCGTGCGCGGAAAATTGGCAAAATTGGCCGAGGCGATCCAATCCTGA
- a CDS encoding F0F1 ATP synthase subunit B, producing the protein MNLNATLIGQAIAFAVFVLFCMKYVWPPITAALAERQKKIADGLDAADRAKRDLELAQASAADQLRSSKEQAAKIIEQANKRANQIVEEAKEQAMAEGQRLKAAAQAEIEQDVNRAKEALRGQVAVLALAGAEKILGASVDEKAHSELVSKLAAEL; encoded by the coding sequence ATTTGCAGTCTTCGTCCTTTTCTGTATGAAGTATGTCTGGCCGCCGATAACAGCGGCCCTGGCAGAACGTCAGAAAAAGATTGCAGATGGCCTGGATGCCGCCGACCGTGCGAAGCGTGACCTGGAACTGGCACAAGCAAGTGCCGCTGACCAGTTACGTTCCAGCAAGGAACAGGCAGCGAAAATTATTGAACAAGCCAACAAGCGGGCAAACCAGATCGTAGAAGAAGCTAAAGAGCAGGCAATGGCTGAAGGCCAGCGTCTGAAAGCTGCAGCCCAAGCTGAGATCGAGCAGGATGTAAACCGTGCCAAAGAAGCACTGCGTGGCCAGGTGGCTGTGCTGGCGCTGGCTGGAGCGGAAAAAATCCTGGGTGCCTCTGTCGACGAGAAAGCCCATAGCGAGCTTGTCAGCAAACTGGCAGCCGAACTGTAA